Part of the Nitrosopumilus piranensis genome is shown below.
CAGAAACTATCTCTAATACAAAAATTCTTGAATCTAATTCGATTAAAGATGTAGGCCAGCATAAAACAATGATAATCAGTACTGGAAAAGATGCTAGTAATGATAATCTAGGAAAATCTTTTTCATCTCTTTGGAATTGTTCTAATGCCATAAAAAAAGATGGCCTTGCAATTTTAGTTGCTGAATGTAAGGGTGGATTGGGATCTGATGCAATTCAACAATACATTGAAGACAGATTGAGTTTAGATCAATTACGGAATCCTACAAAATACATTAGTGGAATGGAAGATCTCTTGTTTCTTTCAGAAATCCAAAAGAATTTTCAGATTGGACTAGTTTCAATTCTGCCTGAGTTCTATGCAAAGAAACTAAACATGATTTCATTGCCTGGGATCAAGTATTCTATGGATTATATCATAAAAACACAAGGTGCCAGACAAAAAGTTGCAGTAGTATCTGATGGTGCCCGACTTTTACTAAGATAAGAAACTAGGCAAAAAATCTGATGGCAATGGCGCACATAAAACTGCTAATCCAATTATTCCCAAATAAGCAAGTTTTCTATTTCTTGAAAGCGGTGTGATCTCATCAAGTGGGGTCGCACTAGGACGTGTAAAACTCATAAACAAAATAAAAATTGCCATTACTTCATAACCTAGCAAAAACAAGATCCCTATACTTCCAAAAGTTGCAATTTTGTGGAATTTGGGACTAAGAAATGTTCTTGCCATGTGTCCTCCATCAAGCTGCCATGCTGGTAGCAAATTCAAAAATGTCACCAAGAAACCTACCCATGACGCAAACAAAAACGGCGTCAAGTAAGGAGTGTTACCGTGAATTTCACCCTTACCAAACATGGCCAAACTAGCTGTCATTAAGAGGGGTTCTCCCAAACTCCATTCACTTAATCTTGAATCATCAGAAATATTACCATCAATTATATTTTCTAAAACTGGTGCTGTATATGCAGCATAAACTGAAACAATAATTGCAATAACTAGACCTGCGACTGGTCCGGCAATCGCTATATCAAACAATATTCTTCTGTTGATAGTAACTCCTTTTGATTGGATGAATGCGCCAAATGTTGGAATGCCTATTACCGGTAAACCTGGAATGAAAAATGGCCATGTTGTTTTCAATTTATGCCATCTGGCAGCAAAAATATGACCAAGTTCATGAACTCCTAAAATTCCTAATAATGCTAGTGTATACCATGCTGCTGTTTCTAATGGATCTCCGATATCTATAATTGAATTTGCAACTGATGTTTTGTGATACCCATCAAACATAACGAATCCTACTACAATTGCAAACAAAATCCTGGGGGTCCATGGATTGCCCAAAATCCTTTGCTTTTTCATAGTAAATTTTTGGATAATGACATACTTTTCTCCATTAACTTCTTCTAATTTGCAAAAATAACTCATGTCTTCTAGTCTTCTAGCCAAATTTTCAAATTTTTCTGTAAAATCATTATCATCTATTCTAAATTCTAAAGCAAATTCAGATTTTGTAAAATCACTTACCTTAAAAATAGAGTTTACTATCGAAATAATTTCTTCTTGAGATGGGTCATCCATATGTTTTAAGACTAAATCTATCCATTAAATGGTCTTTTGGTTTAAAATTAAATATTGATGGACCTATTCCTTAGTATGCAAGTAATTCTAAGACAATTAGGTGATTGTAATATTAGACGTGCTGAGCCAAGTGATCTCATTCCTGTGATGGAAATTAATTTGAAAACACTTCCTGAGCATTACTCTGATTATTTCTATGAAAGCCTACTTGCGGAACTTCCAGAGGCATTTATTGTGGCTGAGATTGGTGGAAAGCACGTTGGGTACATAATGTGTAAAACTGAGTATGGTTTTTCAAATTTTAAGAAACTGGGTTTTGTCAAGAAAGGTCATGTCGTATCGATTGCAGTTCTTGATGAATATAGGAAGAGGGGAATTGGAAATGCACTGGTTGAAGAATCTGTAAAAGGCGTAAAATCTAGAAAGTGTGATGAGTTCTATCTAGAAGTGAGGTGTAGTAATAATGAAGCTGTTAGATTGTATGAAAAACTTGGATTTGTAATTAGACAGCAACTTAACGCCTACTATCGTGATGGTGAAGATGCGTATCTTATGGCAATTGAGCTAGATTAGTTAAAACCAATAAATAACTCTCGAAAAATTCTCCGCCATGGACAAACGTAAAGGAATGGGTGTTACCATATTTCTTCTTTGTATTGGTGGGTTTTTTCTTTATGCTTATTTGTTAATGCTATCTGAATGGAGTCCTATTGTTTTGCAATTATCTGTATTGATGATTGCAGGAGGAATTCTTGGAGTTGTTGCATGGATAGGATATGTTATGGCAACAACAAAACCTTCATCTGCATCAATTACTTCGGACGATTAACTCATTTGAAAATTTTTACATCTACAACAGTTTGATAATATCTAGGACCTACTGGTCTAACAATTTTTGATCCCAATATCTCTGATTTAACTGGTGTAACTTGAAGATAATGCTCTTCAGATAGTTTACCTGCATCTGATTTTTTATCTGCATGTATGTGTGAATAATAGTGAATAATTCCTTTGTTTTTGGTTGTCCTTATTGCAGATTCTAAAAACTCATCTGATCTTTCTGGTAGTAACATTAGAGTTCTATCTGACTTGTCTACAAGTTGTTCATTGATAATTTGAGTTGCGTCCCCATTTATTGAAATAACTTGCCCTGCAAGTTTGTTTAGCTTAATGTTTTTCTCACATAACTTTGATGCAATTGGGTTGATGTCTAAACTATAGACTGTACATTTTTTCTTTTTTGCAGCAATAATTGAAAACATCCCCACTCCTGCAAACATGTTTGTCATTATTTCTCCATCTTGAATCATATTTGCTATTCTATCTCTTTCAGTAGATAACCTAGGTGAAAAAAATGCATTTTCAACATCTACTATGAATTTACATCCAAATTCTCTGTACTCTGTCTCTGTATTGTCTTCTCCTGCTATGATCTCAAGATTACGCGTACGAAAATCTCCTTCTACTGCAGAGGCCTGGCAAAATACACTTCTAGCAATTTTTACATCATCCAATAATGTCTCTCCGATAATTTTCTTTTTTGATAGAAGAGATTCTGGTATTCTCACAATAATGATGTCTCCAATTTGATCAAATGCTGAAATTAATTCTTCACTCTCTTTTGGTGACAGTATACTTTCAAGTGATTTTTTTAGCATTCGAGTCAATTCTTGTAATAGAAATTACCTGATGATTTTTGATCCTTATCTAATCTACTTTCAAGTTTATTCACTCTAGGTCTGAGACTTTTCTCATCACGTCTAAATGACATATCAAGTGATTTGAGGAATCTATTCATTGCATCTGCTTTTGGTAACGGAGATGTAGCTACACCTGCCGCACCTGATTCTCCTTCAAAAATTACCATTGAATCTGAAATTAAATCCATTAATTGTAAATCATGATCAATAACTATTGCTGATTTTCCAAAAGAGCGAACAAATTTCTGCAAGAATTTTGCAACTGCTATTCTATCTTCTACATCTAAAAATGCTGAAGGCTCATCTAATGCATACAAATCTACTTTTTGCAATAAACATGAGGCAACTGCAACTTTTTGTAATTCTCCTCCTGAAAGATTCTTGACTGATTTATTGTATAATTTTTTTATTTTTAATGGATCAAGAATCTGTTCTTCTTCAAGACTACCTTCTACCTGATCTCCATTTGCCTTATCTAATACTGATACTACTTCAACATCTATGTCATTTTGAAGATATTGTGGTTTGTATGCAATCTTGATTTTTTTATCAATACTTCCGGAATCTGGTTTTTCAACACCTGCAATCATTTTCATCATAGTTGTTTTCCCTAAGGCATTAGCTCCCATTATGCCTAATACCTCACCTTTTCTAACTTGCCCAGGCTCAATTGTAACTGAAAATGATGGATATTTTTTTTCTAGTTTTGGATATGTGACAACTTCACTACCTTCTTGAAATTCATCTGTAGATGATGATGAAACATCAAATGAAAATTTCTTATCTCTGAATCTAACATTCTCATTTGGCAGATATCCGTCAAGAAATACATTAATTCCAACTTTGGTAGATAGAATATTTGAAACAATTCCATATGCGGCTGGTTCTCCATATAACACTTCGATATAATCACTAAGAAAATCTAGTAAAGTAAGATCATGCTCTACTACCATGACGCTTTTTCCAATTTTAGCTAAACCTTGAATTACACGTGCAACTCCTGTTCTTTGAAAAACATCATTGTATGATGACGGCTCATCAAAAAAATAGAATTCAGTATCTTTTGATGCAGCAGCAGCTACTGCAATTCGTTGTAATTCTCCTCCACTTAATTCTTTTAGACTATGATCCATAGAATTTTCCAATCCTAATTCTTTGATTAGATGTCTAGAAACACCTCGCTCATCATATTTTTCAATTAGTTCATTTCCTGTTCCTTCAAATGCTTGTGCAATGTGATGAACTTGTTGAGGTTTTATTGATGCACGAATTTGGTTTTGTTCAATTTTTTCAAAATGCTGTTTAAGTTCTGTTCCACTATAATATTTTAAAATTTCATCCCATTCCGGTGGGTTTTCATATCTTCCTAGATTTGGTTTTAGGTTTCCTGATAAAATGTTAACAACTGTACTTTTACCCATCCCATTTCTTCCAAGTAGTCCGACTACCTCTCCTTTCTTTGGTGTTGGTAATTTGAATAGCCTAAATGAGTTGGGACCATATTGATGAATTTTATCAGTAGCTAACTCACTTGCCAAATTCACAATTGTTATTGCATCAAATGGGCATACTTTGACACATATTCCACAACCATTACAAATATCTTCATCAATCTGGGCCTTTTTTGATTCTTCATTTAGAACAATACAATCTGCCCCTGATTTGTTTACTGGACAATATTTTATGCACTCTAAACCACATTTTTTAGGCTGACAAAGCTCATGATCTAGAACACCTACCCTATGTGTCATGTCGTAATCGGGTATTTTCTTTGCTTTATACCTATTTTGGAATGCTTGAAGGAGGCGTTACGTTAATAGATGAGAATCTGACATTAATCTTCAAGCCGGCCATAGCGTTAGGGTGCGACCCAATCCCTTTCCGAACTTGGAAGTCAAACCTGACGTCGCTGTTGTGCTACTAAGATGCGAGAGCCCTTGGGAAGCAACAGTGCTGGCATTTTCTAATTTTGAATCAATCTTTTAATATCCAATTAATTTGGTTGATGTGATTTCAAATGCCAAATTGTAGTGTATGTGGAGAAAATTGTGATAATGATATTCGGCTATTAAACCACATGATGGAAAAACATGGTTGGAGAAATCCAAATGTTGGAACTCCTGATAGAAATAGTAGAGGTTACTGAACTACATATTCTGTAAATAGTCTAAAACCAATCTTACTCCAAAACCTGTAGCGCCTTTTGGATTGTATGATTTTTCTTTTGTAGCTGTTTGTGTCCAAGCAACTCCTGCAATATCCAAATGTACCCATGGTGTATTTTCAATAGCATTTCTTAAGAACGCTGCAGCAGTTATTG
Proteins encoded:
- a CDS encoding site-2 protease family protein, which codes for MDDPSQEEIISIVNSIFKVSDFTKSEFALEFRIDDNDFTEKFENLARRLEDMSYFCKLEEVNGEKYVIIQKFTMKKQRILGNPWTPRILFAIVVGFVMFDGYHKTSVANSIIDIGDPLETAAWYTLALLGILGVHELGHIFAARWHKLKTTWPFFIPGLPVIGIPTFGAFIQSKGVTINRRILFDIAIAGPVAGLVIAIIVSVYAAYTAPVLENIIDGNISDDSRLSEWSLGEPLLMTASLAMFGKGEIHGNTPYLTPFLFASWVGFLVTFLNLLPAWQLDGGHMARTFLSPKFHKIATFGSIGILFLLGYEVMAIFILFMSFTRPSATPLDEITPLSRNRKLAYLGIIGLAVLCAPLPSDFLPSFLS
- the rimI gene encoding ribosomal protein S18-alanine N-acetyltransferase, translating into MQVILRQLGDCNIRRAEPSDLIPVMEINLKTLPEHYSDYFYESLLAELPEAFIVAEIGGKHVGYIMCKTEYGFSNFKKLGFVKKGHVVSIAVLDEYRKRGIGNALVEESVKGVKSRKCDEFYLEVRCSNNEAVRLYEKLGFVIRQQLNAYYRDGEDAYLMAIELD
- a CDS encoding transcriptional regulator; amino-acid sequence: MDKRKGMGVTIFLLCIGGFFLYAYLLMLSEWSPIVLQLSVLMIAGGILGVVAWIGYVMATTKPSSASITSDD
- a CDS encoding class I SAM-dependent methyltransferase, coding for MLKKSLESILSPKESEELISAFDQIGDIIIVRIPESLLSKKKIIGETLLDDVKIARSVFCQASAVEGDFRTRNLEIIAGEDNTETEYREFGCKFIVDVENAFFSPRLSTERDRIANMIQDGEIMTNMFAGVGMFSIIAAKKKKCTVYSLDINPIASKLCEKNIKLNKLAGQVISINGDATQIINEQLVDKSDRTLMLLPERSDEFLESAIRTTKNKGIIHYYSHIHADKKSDAGKLSEEHYLQVTPVKSEILGSKIVRPVGPRYYQTVVDVKIFK
- a CDS encoding ribosome biogenesis/translation initiation ATPase RLI; its protein translation is MTHRVGVLDHELCQPKKCGLECIKYCPVNKSGADCIVLNEESKKAQIDEDICNGCGICVKVCPFDAITIVNLASELATDKIHQYGPNSFRLFKLPTPKKGEVVGLLGRNGMGKSTVVNILSGNLKPNLGRYENPPEWDEILKYYSGTELKQHFEKIEQNQIRASIKPQQVHHIAQAFEGTGNELIEKYDERGVSRHLIKELGLENSMDHSLKELSGGELQRIAVAAAASKDTEFYFFDEPSSYNDVFQRTGVARVIQGLAKIGKSVMVVEHDLTLLDFLSDYIEVLYGEPAAYGIVSNILSTKVGINVFLDGYLPNENVRFRDKKFSFDVSSSSTDEFQEGSEVVTYPKLEKKYPSFSVTIEPGQVRKGEVLGIMGANALGKTTMMKMIAGVEKPDSGSIDKKIKIAYKPQYLQNDIDVEVVSVLDKANGDQVEGSLEEEQILDPLKIKKLYNKSVKNLSGGELQKVAVASCLLQKVDLYALDEPSAFLDVEDRIAVAKFLQKFVRSFGKSAIVIDHDLQLMDLISDSMVIFEGESGAAGVATSPLPKADAMNRFLKSLDMSFRRDEKSLRPRVNKLESRLDKDQKSSGNFYYKN